The genomic stretch TATCGTATCCGCTATGGTCTGTACAGCTACTGCGTTTGCCGGCACCGCGCTGGCAGCCGACGATATGGCGGGTATGAAAATGAAGACAGGTGCCATGGACACAGCTTCATCGACAGACACCGCACTCACTGACGCGGTGGTCAAGAAGGTCGACCCGTCGACCGGCATGGTGACGCTGAAGCACGGCGCGTTGAACAACGTTGGCATGCCGCCGATGACGATGGCATTCAAGGCGAAGGACGCTGCGATGGTCAAGCAGGTCAAGGAAGGTGAGAAGGTCAAGGTCCGCGTTGAAAGCGTCAATGGCACGCTGACCATCGTGAAACTGGAAAAACAGCAGTGATAGGGCGCTGACGCCATCACCCCAGGTCCGTCTCGTAACGGCGGGCCTGGGGTCGCGTTTTCGCTCACGTCTTGCGTAGGAGCATTGCCATGCGAATGACATCATCCAGTACAAGCCGCGGCACTCGCTGTCTCGCGGAAACGCTGAATCGGGCGTTGCGCATGGTGTTCGCCTTTCTGCTTGTGCTCGCTCCATTCGCTGCGCATGCAGTGAGCGAGTCCGATCTGCTGCCACCCCGTGATGCCTTCCCACTGAAGGTCAGCCTCAGCGGGCCGCAGCAGGTGACGCTCGATTTCGGTACAAAACCGGGGTACTACCTGTATCGCGACCGCTTCAGCTTCGCGGTGGATGGCGTGCCCGTGAAGCCGGCCGGGATGCCGGCGTCAGAATCGAAGAATGACCCGACGTTCGGGGTGGTGCAGGTTTATCACCGGCCAGTGCAACTACAGCTTCCTCTTCCTCATGTCATCGCATCGGGCATCGTGCTTTCCGTCACGTCGCAGGGCTGCTCGGACCTTGGCGTGTGTTATCCCCCGCTGGCGCGGACCTACCGGATCGCGGCCGACGGGACCGTCACCGCCATCGTGCAGGACGGGACCGCAACGGCAACGACAACGACAGGCTCGGGTGAAACCACAGTTGCCGGTGAAAATCGGAGGCTTACTGTTTTCGGTCTGAATCTGCGACCGGCGAACGGTCTTGGTGTACCTGAATTACTGGGCTTCCTCCTGGCCGGCCTGTTGATGGCGGGCACGGTGTGCATGTATCCGCTGATCCCGATCGTGACCGCCGTTATCGGTGGCACCCGGGACCTACCGCACCGGTGGCGTGGCTTCGCGTTGTCGTTCACCTATGTGCAAGGACTCGCGCTGACCTATGCGCTGGCAGGCACCGTTGCGGCGCTTGCCGGCATTCCGTTGGTGACACTGACGCAGAAACCCTGGGTACTGGCCGGCTTCGGCGTGCTCATGGTGCTCTTTGCACTTGCCATGTTCGGGGTGTTCCGACTGCAGTTACCCGCAAGCGCGCAGACTCGCCTGACCGAATGGAGCAATCGTCTGCCCCGGGGCCGGATTGTTCCGGTGTTCGTGATGGGCATGCTCTCCGCGCTGATTGTCGGGCCGTGCTCCACACCGGCACTGGCGGGCGCGCTACTGTATATCGCCAATAGCCGTGACGTGATCGGCGGAGCGCTGGCCCTCTATGTGATGGGCGTCGGAATCGGTCTTCCGCTGTTGCTGGTTGGCACGTTCGGGGCGCACGTTCTGCCCAGGTCGGGCCACTGGATGGTCGCGGTGCAGGACACGCTAGGTGTCATGCTGCTGGCTGCAGCCCTGTGGTTCGTTTATTCGCTACTGCCAGACTGGCTGCTGATGGTACTGATCGCGTTGCTGCTGGCCGGCTGCGGCATGATGCTGCGCGCCATCGACCCGTTGCCGCCAGATGCGGCTGGTGTTGTTCGTATAGGCAAGGCAGTCGGGCTATTGTTGCTGGTTGCCGGAGTCGCTGAATTCATTGGTGTTGCATCGGGCAACTTCGACGTTCTGAAACCGCTCGGCGGCGTGGTGCGCGTATCGTCACCGGTGAGCGCAAACGCGGACGCAAGTGCAACGGCGCGGTTTGAAATGGTACGGACGAGTGCCGAGTTAGACCAGGCGCTCAAGGCAGCGCGTGGCCAGCCAGTCATGCTGGATTTCTATGCGGACTGGTGCGTCACCTGCAAAGAACTCGAACGCTTCACCTTCGCTGACCCGCGAGTGGTGAATGAATTTGCGCACTGGAAACTGCTGAAGATTGATGTGACAAAGGGCACCACCGAGGACATCCTGATGCTGCGGCACTATGGCCTGTTCGGGCCGCCCGCACTGATTTTCTATGACCGCAACGGTGAGGAGCAAGATGACGCGCAGTTGGTAGGGTTTGTCGGTGCCGACGCGTTCCTGACGCACCTCAAACGATGGGACCGGTAGCTCATGAAACCGCTGTTGAGACCGTCGCCGCGTCGTGGCAACGTGCAGCCACAGCGCCTATACTGAATCCATGAAATTCTGGACCCGATTCGTCGCCTGCTTTCTCGTCGCGTGGTTGCCACTCGCCGGTTATGCCTCGCAGGCGACCGTGTGCCCAGAGATGTCGTCGTCCGCCATGCAACGACCAATGAGCGCCTCGCCCATGACCGGCACGGCGGCCAGTGCACAGAAGGCTGCCGCGCATGCCGCCCGGGCGGTGCTCGGGTGCCATGGTCATCCTGGCAGTCTTTCGTGCGGTATGGCTGCCCTCCCGACCACGCGCGCGATGCTCGACATTCCGTCATCGTCTTTGTTCCGCGCAACGATTCCTCTTCTCGCCGAGCAGTTCATCCCAGAACCGCTTCAGCCTCCCCCCCGGACCCTGTAATCCTCCATCGTCGAGTCACGATCCCGCTACTCGAGCGGTGGTTCGCGCACGTGCATGCCGCAGGCGGCCCGAAGCAGAGACTCGCATGTACATCCTCTATCACGCTTGCGGTGAGGCGGGTCCTGTTCGCGCACGCAATCAGATAGACACGTCCGAAAGACGCAATTCGAACCAACGCACCACGTCTGGAGAATTAAATGAACGCGAAATTTCTACTCATCGCCCCGCTATCGGCGCTCCTGTTGAGTGCGAGCGGATTGAGCATGGCTGCGACAGGAGGCAGTGACGCCCACCCCAAAGCCCAGCCGGAAATGCAGCGCAAGGGAGGCTCCGGGATGGGCGGGATAGCGTGCCACGGCGCTTTGTCAAGCTATCCCGCGCCGGGGCTGTAGCGGAGGCAGTCATGATTAGCAGATCTGGATTCCTGAACGTCGTGATTGTGATCTTCGCCGTCATCGGCCTTATCGCTGTGCTTGGCGTGGCGGGCATGGCCGTTTTACACGTAAGCATGATGCATGGCATGCGGTTCTGCGGTGCGGCCATGCATGTCAGGCCGCAATAGCGGTCTGTCGACCGAGGAGAGGCTGTCATGAAACATCGAGACCACAGCAGGAAAACGGCGAACACGCATGGAACTTCGGCGCCCATCGCCACACACCGCCCCGATGGCAGGAGATGGCGTCTGCTGGCACTGCTCATCCTCGCGCTCGCCGTCTTGCCTGCCGTGTACGCATTGTTGCCTCTCATCACGAGGCGCCGGCTGCTCCGGCTTGTCACCGCGAAACCGGATTTGCCCGCAGCGCCCGGTCGTCAACCAGCGTGGCAGGTTGGCATGCTGCGCCCGGACGGATTGCGCATCATTCCAAGCGGACGATCGGACGCATCTCACGTTCTTGATCCGAACCAGTTTTCCGACAAGGACATCAGGCACTCCTACTGGGTGGCGACACAGATACCCGCGGTACTGAACCAGCTCTACTGCTGGTGTGGCTGTGAAAACCGCGGCGTGCATCGCTCCAACCTGCAATGCTTCGAAGACAAGATGGCGGTCGACTGCGCGGTGTGCCAGGGCACCGCGGAAATCGCCTATCAGATGACGCGGAACGGGGTTCGGGACGCCGGGAAAATTCAGGCCGCGGTCGATGCCAAATGGGCACCAAAAGGGTGACCACCAAAGCTGGCCCAGGCAGTATGAATAACGCTTCATTCATCCGCTATTCAGGAGGAGATCATGGAAATCAGATGCGTTGTCGCCATCCTCAGGTCTGACATCCTGGAGACGCTCGAAAGGCGGCTCGGCGCGATTCACATCCACGGTGTCACGGTCAGCAAGGTCAAAGGATTCGGCGCACACCCGAACCTGTTTTCCAATGACTGGACGACCGAGCACATCAAGATCGAGATCTTCACTCAGGAGACGAATGTCGACGCCCTTGCCAGGGAGATCACGGCCATCGCGCACGCAGGCGCGGGCGGGGACGGAGTCGTCGCAGTTTTCCCCGTCGAAAGGTTCTTCCGTATCAGCACCTCGTCTGAAGCGATGCCTTGAGCCGCAAGGAGGACTTGCCGTCAATGACGGACTGGGTAGAACGTTCAATCAACGAGTCTGAAGCCTTGCGGGCACGGAGACCGACATGTTACGAATGGAGGATGCAACGCGGCGTGCCTTTCTGCGGGCGTCCGCTCTGTCCTGTCTTGTTGCTGCCGGTGCGTCCGGGCTTCTGACTCTGCGCGACGTCCGGGCGCAACCACGTGCCAGGAATCCGCAGTTCGTTCCGGACCTCGAGATCCAGTTGCGCGCCAGGGAAGACCACGTGCAGATCCTGCATGGAGAACCCACCCGCGTCTGGCGTTACGACGGCAAGGTCTTGAAGGGCGATCCGGGCGGTCTCGGTTTCCTGTCGAACGGTTACCTGCCGGTGTTGCGCGTGCAACGCGGTCAGAAAGTGAGGATCGACCTCGTCAACGAATTGCCCGAACCGACCATCATCCACTGGCACGGCCTGTACGTGCCGGCAGCCATGGATGGGCATCCGCGCAATGCTATTGCGACCGGCCAGCATTACGTCTACGAGTTTGAGGTGCTCAACCGGGCGGGGACGTACTGGTTCCATGCGCACCCGGACGGGCGTGCCGGCGCGCAGATCTACTTCGGCCAGGCCGGGCTCCTGATCGTCGCAGATGACGAGGAGGCAGCCCTCGGCTTGCCCAGTGGTGCGTACGATGTACCGCTGGTGATTCAGGACCGCGTGCTGGACGGCCAGAACCAGTTCACGTACCTGTCCGACAGCGATGGCGGAATGATGGGACGCGGCATGATGGGCGGTGGCGGCA from Paraburkholderia sp. IMGN_8 encodes the following:
- a CDS encoding copper-binding protein, producing the protein MKKLIIVSAMVCTATAFAGTALAADDMAGMKMKTGAMDTASSTDTALTDAVVKKVDPSTGMVTLKHGALNNVGMPPMTMAFKAKDAAMVKQVKEGEKVKVRVESVNGTLTIVKLEKQQ
- the dsbD gene encoding protein-disulfide reductase DsbD, which gives rise to MVFAFLLVLAPFAAHAVSESDLLPPRDAFPLKVSLSGPQQVTLDFGTKPGYYLYRDRFSFAVDGVPVKPAGMPASESKNDPTFGVVQVYHRPVQLQLPLPHVIASGIVLSVTSQGCSDLGVCYPPLARTYRIAADGTVTAIVQDGTATATTTTGSGETTVAGENRRLTVFGLNLRPANGLGVPELLGFLLAGLLMAGTVCMYPLIPIVTAVIGGTRDLPHRWRGFALSFTYVQGLALTYALAGTVAALAGIPLVTLTQKPWVLAGFGVLMVLFALAMFGVFRLQLPASAQTRLTEWSNRLPRGRIVPVFVMGMLSALIVGPCSTPALAGALLYIANSRDVIGGALALYVMGVGIGLPLLLVGTFGAHVLPRSGHWMVAVQDTLGVMLLAAALWFVYSLLPDWLLMVLIALLLAGCGMMLRAIDPLPPDAAGVVRIGKAVGLLLLVAGVAEFIGVASGNFDVLKPLGGVVRVSSPVSANADASATARFEMVRTSAELDQALKAARGQPVMLDFYADWCVTCKELERFTFADPRVVNEFAHWKLLKIDVTKGTTEDILMLRHYGLFGPPALIFYDRNGEEQDDAQLVGFVGADAFLTHLKRWDR
- a CDS encoding PCYCGC motif-containing (lipo)protein, giving the protein MKHRDHSRKTANTHGTSAPIATHRPDGRRWRLLALLILALAVLPAVYALLPLITRRRLLRLVTAKPDLPAAPGRQPAWQVGMLRPDGLRIIPSGRSDASHVLDPNQFSDKDIRHSYWVATQIPAVLNQLYCWCGCENRGVHRSNLQCFEDKMAVDCAVCQGTAEIAYQMTRNGVRDAGKIQAAVDAKWAPKG
- a CDS encoding P-II family nitrogen regulator, with product MEIRCVVAILRSDILETLERRLGAIHIHGVTVSKVKGFGAHPNLFSNDWTTEHIKIEIFTQETNVDALAREITAIAHAGAGGDGVVAVFPVERFFRISTSSEAMP